The nucleotide window TGCTCGGCAATTGGTTAATTTGGATCGTTTGATGCATTGCATGCCAATATTAATGAAACATGCATGCAGCCTGAaggccctagctagctagatttcTCCAGTGGCTAAGTTTTTGCCGTAAATGCCAAGCTAGTTATTATAAAGTACTACTTCTGCTATTAATGTAGATCGATCaagctttctatatatatatatatatatatatatatattatataatttgctTAGTCATGGGCTCTCTTTGATGatctctctgatctctagaATTTACAAGAGAATTAGATCATCCTTTGACCTAAATTAATGTACTAAAGAgaaatttctattatatatatatataaaattctatatcatatattatttcttcttctatcattttttctcCATATGTAGCATTAATCTATGAATATAAGGAAGAAGTATGAACAAGCTAGCATGCAGGAAGTAGCTAggaattactatatataaaagatgaTCATGGTGCAGTACTACTGTTCATGAGTGACGTTGGAATCATAATCAGGCCGATGatcatttttccattttgcaCTGCACTaagtcgtcgtcgtcgtcgtcgtcgtggTGCACATCATGAATTGTCTCGTGTACtgtacgtgtgtatatatataattttaagagagagagagagagagagagagagagtccactGGGctatctgcatatatatatatatatatatatatattagtagaaaaatgtttgttgttatatataatatgggtGTGTGCATGTTTGAGAGCATGGGATAGAATTAATGTTTGATAGACCGTACCGTactaattaattgaattttctcAAAGTTTTGATCTGGTCGGCCCACCAATTTTGTGCtcacaattattatatatggtgGGGATTTTGATTCGtatcttattatatatcttgctatatatttatcaaatcaCATATTACAAACGATTTAGGGTGTTATTATCTTGATACGTACCTTATTATCTTGCTaaattataacattaattaattcagACGAAATATTCTTTTCGTGCTaatgatttataaattgttTCTATGGTTGATCATGTAGTAGGGTCATTATCATCTATCTATTACATTAACAATATTACTCAATATAAGCTACACTTAGGTGTTACGAGGAATATAATGTTTGTTTCGCAAAGAgatcttatataaataaagtttataaattaatgtgatttgtcGTGATACATCAAGTTATAAagttttctttattatataatatatatgatatatcaaatttaaCCATATTAGAAAAGTGCTacatataaaagaattatataaaaataaatttataaaataacgtaACTTCATATAATccgttatatctattttatggtataaataactttacaatttaacgtaccatatcaaactatattattttgtagattTACTCTATCAAGATTCATTACATAAGTtttagagtaatactacatacattCGTGGAATGTACAAATGCCgcacaatcgttttgaaaagagtgtgatatactattaaaaaattaattttttatgtggattccttatttacttaatttttttaaatagattggGCGATATTTGTATactccacgactgcaaatatcatttctctaagttttatatatttttataaatgagttttgctacttatcattctcatacatcacatcacattttttttttaaaattttttgtttgttttattatttttaaattaattaaatttttttatttatcatctatataacacacatttgataaaaataaaaaataaaaaaatataatatgcgATGCgaaagaatgataaataaaagttttcttttataaatataatgccTAGTTATAAAATAACGAGTCCAAGTATTCCAAACTTGAATTGGGCTGCGCTAAACGGCCCATTACTTCTTAGTTAACGCAGTCCAACAATCAATCCAGTGGGGTCCGTCCCATCGTGACGTGGGGGTTCTCCCTCGTTACGCTGCCCACTTATTTATTCGACCAAAACGGGGAGGATTAgggttttctaaaatttctatCTGGATTCTGGAATTCACTGCTCTACTCGATTCTCTCTCATTCGAATTTTTCAAGGCTTGGGAGTTTGATTTCGCGGTTTTTCTAGATTTTCTCCTTCTGAAGATTTTTCGTTGTCATATGTTCACTCGGTATCTTTGATTCAGGTCTCTCACAAACTCAGCCACTCGTAATTGCTTTTTCATAAGATTAGCATACAGTTTTCGGTCTAATTATATGATTTctagtttgtttgtttgtgagTTTTGATCTGTAAATTCAGTAGGAAGAAGCAATGGATGAGGGGAAACATAAGTCTAGGAGGGAGGATTCGGAGAGGAGCGAGGAGGATTTGAAGCGGAGCCACCGGGACCGGGATAGAGAAAGGGTTAAGGAGAGGAACGGGGATAAGCACAAGGAGAAGAGGAACCGTGAAAGTCGGcgatccgagagagagaggagtagTGATTCTGATGGAAAGTATGATAGGGAGTGGGAGAGGGAGAAGCATAGAACGCGGAGTCGGGATGATGAGAAggaaagagtgagagagaagaagagggaaagagagagggaagacagagagagggagagggagagggagaaagagagagagaaagagaagagggagagggcgagggagaaagaaaaggagagggaaagggaaagggaaCGAGAGAAGAGAGAACGTGAtagagaggagagggagagggagagggaaagagagaaggaaagggAAAGGAGGGAgcgtgaaagagagagagagaaggagaggagaATGCGTGACAGGGAGAAGCGGCGAGCAGCTGATAGTGATCACAGCAATGACGAGGATGAGCACAGGGAGCGTGATAGGAAGCGGCATAGGAGTGATGACGGTGATCACAGGGAGAGAGATCGTGAACGGAGTAGCAGCAGGCCTCGCAAACACAGGGACGATAGTGAAGAGATCCCAAGGAGAAAGAGCGGTGATGATGACTCGGAGAAGATACAGAAGAAAGCGACACGTGAAGAGGAGTTAGAGGACGAGCAGAAGAGATTGGATGAGGAAATGGAGAAGCGAAGGAGGAGAGTGCAGGAGTGGCAAGAGTTGAGGAGAGTGAAGGAAGAAGCTGAGAGAGAAAAACGTGGGGAAGCGGATGCTGATGAACCTATGTCTGGCAAGACCTGGACTCTTGAAGGGGAATCTGACGATGAAGAATCACTGGGAAAATTGGAGACGGACATGGATGTTGTTGAAGATGCCACGCCTACAACCGAACAAGCTGGTGATTCAGTGTTGGTTGATTCTCACAATGGAAGCGTGACATCCACTTCACAGGAGGTGGTTGATGTTTCTGCCGAGGATGATGAAATCGATCCATTGGATGCCTTCATGAATTCTATGGTATTGCCTGAGGTTGAGAAGCTAAAAGATGGTTTGGCTCCTTCAAATGCTAATGATAAGATTGTTGACTTGAATAACAAAGATAAGAAGCATGAAGGAAGTAACGTTCTACAGCCACTGAAGGCTTCAAATAAATCTATGGGTCGAATAATGCAGGGCGAAGATTCCGAGTCAGATTATGGTGACCCTGATAATGAGGATACTTTGGAAGATGAAGACGATGATGAGTTCATGAAAAGGGTGAAGAAGACAAAAGCGGAGAAGCTTTCAATAGTTGACCACTCGAAGATTGATTATCAACCATTCCGGAAAAATTTCTACATTGAAGTGAAAGAGATATCAAAGATGACTTCTGAAGACGTTGCAGCTTACCGGAAACAATTGGAATTGAAGATACACGGTAAGGATGTGCCAAAGCCGGTCAAAACATGGCACCAAACTGGACTTACAGGTAAAATCTTGGAGACAATAAAGAAGCTTAACTATGAAAAGCCAATGCCAATTCAAGCTCAGGCTCTGCCTATAATTATGAGTGGTCGAGACTGCATTGGCGTTGCCAAAACTGGCTCGGGCAAAACCCTTGCCTTTGTGCTGCCAATGTTGAGGCATATCAAGGACCAGCCGCCTGTGGTAGCTGGAGATGGACCTATTGGGCTAATAATGGCCCCTACAAGGGAGCTTGTACAGCAGATCCACAGTGATATAAAGAAGTTTACAAAAGTGCTTGGCATCGGGTGTGTCCCTGTATATGGAGGTTCTGGTGTTGCTCAACAAATTAGTGATTTAAAACGGGGCACTGATATCGTTGTATGTACTCCAGGTAGGATGATTGACATACTTTGCACCAGTGGGGGGAAAATCACAAATCTGCGTAGAGTCACTTATTTGGTCATGGATGAAGCTGATCGAATGTTTGACATGGGTTTTGAACCCCAAATTACTCGAATTGTGCAAAATATTCGGCCGGATCGCCAAACAGTACTCTTCTCTGCCACATTCCCCCGCCAAGTTGAAGTATTGGCGCGGAAAGTGTTAAACAAGCCTGTAGAGATACAAGTTGGTGGTAGAAGTGTTGTGAACAAGGACATATCACAGTTGGTTGAGGTGAGGCCGGAAAATGAGAGGTTCTTTAGATTGTTGGAAATACTTGGTGAATGGtatgagaaaggaaaaattttgatttttgtccACTCACAGGAGAAGTGTGATGCTTTGTTCAAGGATCTCCTCAGGCATGGTTATCCTTGCCTCTCACTGCATGGGGCTAAGGATCAGACAGATAGAGAATCCACCATTTCTGACTTTAAAAGCAACGTTTGCAATTTGTTGATTGCAACAAGTATTGCTGCCAGGGGGTTGGACGTGAAGGAGCTTGAATTGGTGATCAACTTTGACGTTCCAAACCACTATGAAGACTATGTCCACCGTGTTGGTCGTACAGGTCGAGCTGGTCGGAAAGGCTGTGCTATCACATTTATCTCCGAGGACGATGCAAGATATGCACCAGATCTTGTAAAGGCATTGGAACTCTCTGAGCAAGCTGTTCCTGATGACCTGAAAGCTCTTTCTGATAGTTTTATGGCAAAAGTAAATCAGGGACTTGAGCAAGCCCATGGGACTGGTTATGGTGGAAgtggttttaaatttaatgaagaggaagatgaagtgaGGAGAGCAGCAAAGAAAGCACAGGCCAAAGAATATGGTTTTGAGGAGGACAAGACAGActcagaagatgaagatgaaggtaTAAGGAAGGCAGGTGGTGACATATCGCAGCAGGCTGCCTTAGCTCAGATAATCGCTGCTGCCTCCAAAGTCAGCACACCTTCTATGCCAACGCCTGTCTCTGCTGCCCAACTGCTTCCCAATGGTGGACTGCCTGTTACACTGCCAGGCGTAATGGGTCTAACAATTCCTGGAACAACAGCAGTTGTGACTGGGACTGGCCTGCCTGTTGTTGCCAATGACGCTGCGGGGGCAGCTCGAGCAGCAGCCATTGCTGCTGCTCTCAACTTGCAGCAAAATTTGGCAAAAATTCAAGCTGATGCTATGCCGGAACACTATGAGGCAGAATTGGAGATAAACGATTTTCCCCAGAATGCCCGATGGAAGGTTACCCACAAGGAAACTTTGGGCCCTATTTCAGAGTGGACTGGAGCCGCTATTACTACCAGGGGGCAGTATTTCCCGTCAGGTAAGGTAGCAGGACCAGGAGAACGTAAGCTTTACTTGTTCATTGAGGGCCCTACTGAACAGTCTGTGAAGAGAGCTAAATCAGAATTAAAACGCGTTTTGGAAGACATCACTAACCAGGCATTACAACTACCTGGTGGAGCTCAACCTGGCAGATACCAAGTTCTGTAAGGGTGAGAACACGATTGCAATTCGTACAACCTTGTAGAGATATCTTTACCTGCTTATGTTAAATCTAGGTTGAGTTccaacttctattttttttccttggttacttaatcaaattttgttttctcgGTTAAGCGCGATGTGACGGGGACATGCAGAGTTATCAACCACTTGAAATACCTGTGACGACACAGGCTCAACACAAAGAAATCGCACATACAATCTTCTATACTACTTTTCTTCCCTCCTTTTTGGTTCACAGCTTCAAGTAGACTTGTGGATTATGAGTCAAAAGCATATAGTTTTCCCGATTTCCATTCCTCCCTTCCTCACCATTCTCATATCTTGTGTCTTGGATGTGctataaaatttatagatttgTTTTTGATTTCTACATTGTTTTCGACCcgtttgattttttcttttcttatggCACGAGGGATGTTTTAAGCCCATGCTCGCATGTCCAATATTGTCTCTGCCTCTTACCTTTGCTATCGTGGCTGTGAAAGAGATGGAGGTTATGGCGCGACACTTTCCTCATGTTCACGTTGTTAAGTATAGAGTTACGCGTTTTGAACTATGCTTTTGTATCATTCGTGTTGTTCTCTTGAGCATGAGTTTTGGGATCTCCAATACtcgttaaaaaataaaatgtctttgGATATCTGGTATTATGTTGTAGATTTAACTATGTTGTTCTTGTTTTTCAGGTCTACAGTTGGGAAACATTCCTGGAGCCAATTGTTGCTATATTTGCAACTTTGTTATGATTATATATCAACAGGAGTACTAAACCTAGTCAGGATGCCTACTAGTAAGAAGATATCCACTTGTTGATTTGGGTTCCATAAAAGTGATCGTTAGATTGAATTGGCTTGGCTGACCTTAGAATGGATGCCTATACCGTATGCGTACTTTATAAAAAGTTGTCTAATCTCTTTACAATAATAATCACCTCATTGCCTAGAATATGTTACCATTATTTTTGTGAACTTCGGGGATGTAACGAGTGACCCCTATTATTGAAAATGCTTTTGGTTTGGTTCTCTTTTCGCAAATGGATATGCTTATCTGACTGATGGAATGGTTCCAATTGAGATATTGGTGTGATGAAATTGTTAAtggtttctgtttctgttcatTGAAATGAGTGTTATGTATGGTAGTTTCAATTAAAGTTTTGCTAATGCTTTGTTTCTCTATTTCAGCCCAAGCTACCGACAGGACAAATTTCTAAtggttattttaatttacatgCATTGAGGTTTTGATTTAAGCTCTCAGAAATTGGTTCAGCCACAGGTAACCAAGGGCTCTGGAAACGTAGGAGGGAAGGAGATAGATGTGAAAGGAGGTCCAGAAGAAGTAGAGGAGGGGGGGCAGCATGTATTATTGGCAATCTGGCATGCTTTCTGCAGAGGATTTTGGATGGGTTATTTGTATTGTGATGGAGGGATGGTTTCACATGGTGTTGATATTACAATAGATTAATCCGCTTGTCTCAGAAGAAGGCTGCTCCTGCTCCTCACTTTGGAATCAGGACTTGAATTATTAACTTAAAATAatggtttaatatttttttttataaatttttacctttagaggaaggagaaagtGGAAATACtggtttaataataataatactggttttgttttaattggCCAAAACAAATCAAGATTACGGATATAGCAGGGGATGCCTATCTGTCTCCATACTCCCCGCAGGGGGCTTGGCTTCTTTCTGCCGGGTTAcgtctcttctttctcttctcttatacACGGAGCGGGTGCCAGTGGGATACGTCTCTCTGTTTTGCGAATGCCAATTGGATCGGCATTTCGTGGCCTATGAGCTGGATGTTTGTAATTGCATTTGCATTTTGTGATGTTTTCGCCTTCTTTCGTGAATTGCTATTATTAGCTTTTATCAAGAGTTACACTTCAAAGCGTCGGgctgatattttttgtttaacagCCTTCCACACATATGCTGCCGCCTTAGAAATTACACCAAACTTACAATACACTTGTTCACATGGGAAACAAAAGGAGATACGCCAATACTCTGTGCTTCCAGTTTCTTAGCACCGATGTCGATGTTTTTGGACGTgataaaaggaaaggaaaaaaccaCCAAAATACCCAGCCTAGGAACCTAGAAATTAAACGGTCCAATGCAACACTCGTATATAGCACAAAAGCTCAACTACGTCTCAGCTGAAATGCCCAGATCAAAGGAattgcaaaatacaaaattttgagaatggCCATGATGGTATTGAAGAGAGTGAATATTCAGGAATTAATAAGAGGTATGGATTTTGCTGGCTCTTGAAGGAACACTTTCTGGGTATTATTGTTGTCGTTGTCTTCACATTCACACTTTGGTGTATGAGAGACTTGGAATGTAAATCTGAGATTTGGAGCGCTGAGAGGGGAAGATCTGAGTGTTGAG belongs to Juglans regia cultivar Chandler chromosome 8, Walnut 2.0, whole genome shotgun sequence and includes:
- the LOC109005365 gene encoding DEAD-box ATP-dependent RNA helicase 42-like, with product MDEGKHKSRREDSERSEEDLKRSHRDRDRERVKERNGDKHKEKRNRESRRSERERSSDSDGKYDREWEREKHRTRSRDDEKERVREKKREREREDREREREREKEREKEKRERAREKEKEREREREREKRERDREEREREREREKERERREREREREKERRMRDREKRRAADSDHSNDEDEHRERDRKRHRSDDGDHRERDRERSSSRPRKHRDDSEEIPRRKSGDDDSEKIQKKATREEELEDEQKRLDEEMEKRRRRVQEWQELRRVKEEAEREKRGEADADEPMSGKTWTLEGESDDEESLGKLETDMDVVEDATPTTEQAGDSVLVDSHNGSVTSTSQEVVDVSAEDDEIDPLDAFMNSMVLPEVEKLKDGLAPSNANDKIVDLNNKDKKHEGSNVLQPLKASNKSMGRIMQGEDSESDYGDPDNEDTLEDEDDDEFMKRVKKTKAEKLSIVDHSKIDYQPFRKNFYIEVKEISKMTSEDVAAYRKQLELKIHGKDVPKPVKTWHQTGLTGKILETIKKLNYEKPMPIQAQALPIIMSGRDCIGVAKTGSGKTLAFVLPMLRHIKDQPPVVAGDGPIGLIMAPTRELVQQIHSDIKKFTKVLGIGCVPVYGGSGVAQQISDLKRGTDIVVCTPGRMIDILCTSGGKITNLRRVTYLVMDEADRMFDMGFEPQITRIVQNIRPDRQTVLFSATFPRQVEVLARKVLNKPVEIQVGGRSVVNKDISQLVEVRPENERFFRLLEILGEWYEKGKILIFVHSQEKCDALFKDLLRHGYPCLSLHGAKDQTDRESTISDFKSNVCNLLIATSIAARGLDVKELELVINFDVPNHYEDYVHRVGRTGRAGRKGCAITFISEDDARYAPDLVKALELSEQAVPDDLKALSDSFMAKVNQGLEQAHGTGYGGSGFKFNEEEDEVRRAAKKAQAKEYGFEEDKTDSEDEDEGIRKAGGDISQQAALAQIIAAASKVSTPSMPTPVSAAQLLPNGGLPVTLPGVMGLTIPGTTAVVTGTGLPVVANDAAGAARAAAIAAALNLQQNLAKIQADAMPEHYEAELEINDFPQNARWKVTHKETLGPISEWTGAAITTRGQYFPSGKVAGPGERKLYLFIEGPTEQSVKRAKSELKRVLEDITNQALQLPGGAQPGRYQVL